A genomic window from Chitinophaga pollutisoli includes:
- a CDS encoding GNAT family N-acetyltransferase, which produces MDFKIEKAMLKDVGIAADLFNQYRVFYRQAPDYETCKAFIHDRLRQEQSHIFLVYVEGRPAGFVQLYELYHYIRLGKQWLLSDLFVHPDFRGRGLSVALIDRAKQWCDETGACGLMLETEKTNDIGNKLYPRCGFEYDGAHNYYYWWK; this is translated from the coding sequence ATGGATTTCAAGATCGAAAAAGCTATGTTGAAAGATGTCGGCATAGCTGCGGATTTATTCAACCAGTACCGCGTTTTCTACCGCCAGGCGCCGGATTACGAGACATGTAAAGCATTTATCCATGACCGTTTGCGGCAGGAACAGTCGCATATCTTTTTGGTATACGTGGAAGGCCGGCCGGCCGGGTTCGTCCAGCTGTACGAGCTTTATCATTATATCAGGCTTGGAAAGCAATGGTTGCTCAGCGATCTGTTCGTTCACCCCGATTTCCGCGGGAGGGGGCTTTCTGTGGCGCTGATCGACCGGGCCAAGCAATGGTGCGATGAAACCGGCGCCTGCGGGCTGATGCTGGAAACCGAAAAAACGAACGACATCGGTAACAAGCTTTATCCCCGCTGCGGCTTCGAATATGATGGGGCGCATAACTACTATTATTGGTGGAAATAA